The segment caaccctaatgatatcaaagatggcatcacaaataaagttattagaatgttgaagaagattaacaatgctatgagtattatgatctgttacttgttgtgctaaagcctccaaccagaaagttgaagctgcagcaacatctgccaaagatatagcaggcctaagaagattacctgaacataagtaagcttttcttagaaaggattcaattttcctatctaaaggatccttaaaggaagtaatatctgccgtaggaatagtagtacgtttagtaagaTTAGAGatatccccatcaactttagggattttgtcccaaaactctaatctgtcagagggcacaggatacaacttcttaaaccttttagaaggagtaaaagaattacccagattattccattccctggaaatcacttcagaaatagcatcagggacgggaaaaacttccggaataactacaggaggtttaaaaaccgtatttaaacgtttagatttagtatcaagaggaccagattcctctatttctaaagcaattaagacttctttaagtaaagaacgaataaattccattttaaataaatatgaagatttatcagtatcaatctctgaaacagaatcctctgaaccagaaaaatcattatcagaaacagaatcagaattatgatgttcatttaaaaattcatctgaaaaatgagaagttttaaaagactttttacgtttactggaaggaggaataacagacatagccttcctaatagatttagaaacaaaatctcttatgttaacaggaacaccctgagtattagatgttgatggaacagcaacaggtaatggaacattactaaaggaaatattatctgcattagaaagtttgtcatgacattcatcacaaacaacagccggaggaacagataccacaagtttacaacaaatacacttaactttggtagatccagcatcaggcagcgattttccagaagtagcttctgattcagggtcaatctgagacatcttgcaatatgtaatagaaaaaacaacatataaagcaaaatttatcaaattccttaaatgacagtttcaggaatgggaaaaaatgccaatgaacaagcttctagcaaccagaagcaaataaacaatgagacttaaataatgtggagacaataatgacgctcatattttttagcgccaaaaaagacacccacattatttggcacctaaatgcttttggcgccaaaaatgacgccacatccggtgacgccgacatttttggcgcaaaaacatcaaaaaaatgacgcaacttccggcgacaagtatgacaaagaaaatttttgcgccaaaaaagtctgcggcaagaatgacgcaataaaatgaagcattttcagcccccgcgagcctaacagcccacagaaaaaaaaagtcaaatttttaaggtaagaaaaattgattattcatatgcattatcccaaataatgaaactgactgtctgaaataaggaatatcgaacatcctgaatcaaggcaaataaatatttaaacacatatatttagaacttttatataaaagtgcccaaccatagcttagagtgtcacaaaaaataagactcacttaccccaggacactcatctacatgtagtagaaagccaaaccagtactgaaacgagaatcagtagaggtaatggtatatatataagagtatatcgtcgatctgaaaagggaggtaagagatgaatctctacgaccgataacagagaacctatgaaatagaccccgtaggagatcattgaattcaaataggcaacactctcctcacatccctctgacattcactgcacactgagaggaaaaccgggctccagccttctgtgaagcgcatatcaatgaagaatctagcacaaacttacttcaccacctccacgggaggcaaagtttgtaaaactgatttgtgggtgtggtgaggggtgtatttataggcattttaaggtttgggaaactttgcccctcctggtaggaatgtatatcccatacgttactagctcatggactcttgctaattacatgaaagaaaaacattgtggCACGTTTCAAGTTTGCCCAAGATCATCTGGATGTTCCACAACACTTCAAGGAAAGTGTGCACTGGATAGATTAGATAAAAGTTGAACTTGTTGAAATGTTGAAATATAACACCTCATCCCAtctgtgaagcatggtggagggagCGTCATGGTTTGGGGATGCTTTGCTGCCTCAGGGCCTGAGTGCCTTGTAATCATTGAGAGAACAATTAATTAAAAAGTGTATCAAGACATCTTAAAGGAGGCAGCCGTCCATGACCTCAAGCTAAAGAGAGGTTGGGTgatgcaacaagacaatgacccgaAGCAAACAAGTAAATCAACTAAAGAATAAATGAATAAGATTCATGTTTTGGAATGGCCAAGTTAGAAGCCTGACCTTAACCCAACTGAGATGCTGTGGCACACCCTGAAGAGGGCTGCACAATCAACACAACACAGAAATATTAATGAACTGAAACAAATTTCTCAGGTGGAATGGTCCAAAATCGATTTTCAACCTTGTTCAAgtcttaaatatataaatatgctcaacgtgtgcctttcacagagaagaactttcctgtagcatatcagtctgatcctgacttaacagtgctgtCCAGCCCCAAAATGCCAGGCAATCCCtccctgaacgagagaaacggcaaaactccagacgtacgttttggcctagtgttggcctcatcagtaaggtgcagccatatccctctaggcacactgagcaatgggtccacgtctggattcccacatcacgcttagggagacttcctttctgatatgctacaggaaagttcttctttgtaaaaggcacatgttgagcaaaaagaggctgcttcttgggtggtaaccagccatagaaaaagctattatgctattgttcattcgcaggttgagcacttctctctgttTATTAATCTTGTTCAAGTCTTATCAGcagctttttcttgcaactgtataataTTAACTTTAATTACTATTGTTTCATAATAAAAGAACATgcgtttacaaataaagataccaagagaatgaagaaaatttgataaaaggagtaaagtagaaagttgcttaaaattgcatgctttatctgaatcacgaaagaaaaaaaattgggttcattgtccctttaatgagaaataTACTCCAGTTCACAACAATGGCTGTTTCTGAAACCTTATTATGGGGCAAACACTCCTTGGTGGAGTTTTTGGTGTTGCACAGCAGGGATGAAGTGTAGCTACAGGTGTTCAAACTGAAGGGGCAGAGAAGGGGAGTTGCAAGTGTTCTCAGGGCGGAGCCAGGTGGTCCGGGTTTGTGGTGCAGCAGTTGTGGGAAATGGCCTGCTTAAAGGAGGAGGGGTAATGAGTAGTTATGTTTTACTTTTTACTCTCCCTCTCAGCCCAATGGGAGTGCAAAATAAAAGACTGCTTTGTTTTTCCTGTTTGTAGAGTAACATTAATATGTTTCTGTAACAAAACGAAGGGACATTTGCAGCTTTAGTATGTCAAAATAAACTGGTGACCATCTGACATCTATAAACTTTTTAATTGCTCGGTGATAGATACAGAGGAAGAAAgttcagaatgaaaaaaaaatgttgattttgGAAACGCTATAAATGATCTATTGTTCAGTGTGCATCTTACTTACCACAATATGTACCTAATAATTACCAAAAACAAGAAAATGTCCCATGCCAAGTGAGTCTGTGTAAACTGATTTTCATATTAAAAGGATGCACAAGTGATATTAAAagggacacacaaaaaaaatccaataaacttccattatcaaaacatgtaccttctttttatatgcacacagagGCTCCATCTCCTATTGGGTAGCTGCTAGTttctagaagtgcattgctgttcctgactcTACCTAAGTATCCTTTCAAGCAAaatatataccaagagaacaaagcaaaatagataatagagctaaattggaaagttgtttagaacttCATGTCCTATCTTAGAGCTCCTTAAACGTATTTAACCTTGGACCCCTTTTAGCACTGGAAAATATTTTACAGCCCCTATTATTATAATATAGTCCAAAATAAACCCATTTTCAGGCAGGTATAAATCTGTTATTGTTTTATATAGCAATATACCACACAAGTGTATTATTAGCTAAAGTCAATAAATCCAACTTTTGTAGCCATTGCTAATCACTAACAGTTAGACTCTGAGCCTTCGATGTGTGTGGCTATGAGCAATGCATTTGATGAGTTACAAAATTAGCTTTGTGTCTACTTCACATTAAGCAGTATATAGGGAAATAAGTTAcccatttatacacaaacacacacttacacataaatacacactcactcatactcaTTTGTTAATAccctcatacatacataaatatacaaagacaTTAATTTACAAACTAACAAAACAcgcacacactcacaacacacacacactcactcacaacaCCACAGTACATTACCAAATCTTGTGGGGACTCCCCCAACTTCTTTTAGGGATCCACTGGGGGGTCCCGACACCCAATTTAAGTAGTAGTGCTCTATGTGAATTataaagtttcaattttaaaaattgtccctttaagatatacttCCATTACtggagtaaaaaaacaaacaaacagaaaaagatGCTGGACAATAACTGGTCAAAAACTTAACATATTTTTCCTATTTTGCAAAacttcagaattaaaaaaaaaaccaacctattAATCATCTTTATTCTGCTGGAATGAAAATTGTactttagagggacattaaacactttgagatggtaaaataataTGATAAATCATATAgagaaaaaactctgcaatatactttcaatatttatttgcccccctttcctgtaattccattctgaaattgtgagcttttcagttcctgttagaaatggaagtgcagaacactgttatatttcacacagccattggctgcacactcttgtgacctatatataactgtccctaattggccacagcagagaaggtaacctaagttacaacatggcagctcccattgctttatagacactaaaactttacacttatattgacaatatttaaacagctaaaaaaactttaaaaaatacatctgcatgttctTTTCCGACTAAccgtttctttgaatgcatcattctatctagcatttatttagtgtttaatgcccctttcagGTTATGTGTCACTTGCTTTTTCTTCAAACATCAATAAAAGCCTGTTGAAATTGTGATAACTGAATTTGTGTTATTAATACAAAACCACAGGATAGTTAACATAATGGATTTTGTTACCATGGATGCAAAGTATCATTGATTTGAACATTTTTGGCACAATGATAACTAAAATAGGTGTGAAAAATAGTATTATAAATATTGAGGTTGTTTTGGTTACATAGCTAGGGAATTATGTCCCTTTGCTAAATATTGTCTTTAACAAATGAAAGGGAAATTGATCTCTAttttatagcatatatatatatatatatatatatatatatatatatatatatatatatatatatatatatatgtgtgtgtatatatatatatatatatatatatatatatatatatatgtgtgtgtgtgtgtatatatatatatgtatatatatatatatatatatatatatatatatatatatatatatatatatatattatatatgctttTTTTCCAATGGATTGATCCAGAGATGGACACTTATGTCTCTCTACCAATCACCAACTATAAATTGTTTACAATatcaattagggttgcaccgataccatttttttaagaccgagtacaagtaccgatacttgttttcaaatactcaccgataccaattaccgatactttttttttaatgtcatgtaacagtttaccaagcacaatacagactaattttttaagattccttctttataattatgaaggactgtagctcaaaagacattatgaaataataaaacaggttttatttgtcacaaagttcacagaacatgtttagaaataaaaatattacaataaaatatattaacaacaataaataacaaatataaaattgcaaccaactaaaagtgccatacagtaaaaaatagaacagaatacggtttaatcatggtgaacaacactatgggctagattacatttgactggtaagttttaccaatgctctcattacacgtcctactccattaaaggctatggagttggaaatgtgatcagagcattggtaaagcttaccaatcaaatgtaatctaaatctagtcctataattgcaggatgagtgttcattgggattaacttaattttttctaTGAGTACTCTtcttgcaattatataagctaagatgttcctcagagtacagtatgttttgaacatcattgtgcaagatgagaactagcagtataaaagccaatctagcaattagaataatttttcaaaagttagtggcaagttctttttaaggaacagaacagaagcatctctgcatgttcagctataagtctgtgtttgctatcagtaaggaggttcaactttccacattactgcatggggcagaaatatatttttgggccattttagccagagctggaagtctcagtttattaactgcccagtacttcaggggtttgtctgaacgcagtacagtgatctctcctacaataatacaaataagagcaacttgtattggcagaacagtagtaaaaattttttagtttagtctccactccagctttaaatgaaatgggaacatgcagtttgaaaaaaacaccacaagatagcatatgggtagtaagtggaggtatcggtttaagtatcggtgcatttgcacgagtacaagtactcatgcaagtacttggtatcggtaccgataccgatactagtatcggtatcggtgcaaccctaatatcaatgtgtttaacccttttgcaggcaattttaaacGTTTATGGTTTAGATGCAACATGgggtttaaagatatttttttccaatttacttatgatatCAAATTTATTggtatatatgcaaatgagtctcttgtctttggctcatcagaggtgttcagctaggtcccataagtgcattgctgcttgggAGCTGacttgaacaatatatatatatatataggaatctgTATTAGTATAAAGGTGAGAAAGCCTCTATAGAAAGTAAAAACATTCTGCAACTCTATACAAGGAacacagatacttaaagggacagtctagtcaaaaactaaactttcatgattcagatagggcatgcaattttaaacaactttccaatttacttttatcatcaaatttgctttgttcccttggtggtatttttgaaaagctaaacctagctaggctcaaactgatttctaaacagttgaaaaccgcctcctagctcagagcatttttaaagtttttcacagttagactgtgctagttcacatgtgtcatatagataacattgtgctcactcacgtgaagttatttaggagtcttcactgattgactacactgcatgtcagtcaaaggcacttagataaggaggctgtctgccaaggcttagatacaaggtaatcacagaggtaaaaagtgtattaatataactgtgttggttatgcaaaactgggaaatgggtaataaagggattatctatctttttaaataagaaaaattttggtgtagactgtccctttaataatgtatctATCAGGCAAGTTGTCAGTGGTTACTGATGAAAAACCTACAGAAATACAGGTTAAAATGTAAAGAAGAAGTCAAGGATTTATAGAATATGTAGTTTAGTGGTTTCGAATTTCCCTACACGACCAGAGAGAATTAgggggaaacaaaaacaaaaaaacaaaaaacaattgcaTTGTTGTTGGTGTTATAGTTTGATCTTTCCTTTAGTGACAAACATGATGTGATGATACCCATAGTTAATTGATAATTATCATTATTTTAGCCTTGTGTTATATACATTAACATGCTCTGGTGTAGTAGATATGTGGAACAGCTTTCCAGTGCTGGTAAAGAAATATGAAgccaaaaaaaaattctcaaatgCTAGTTCTTGATCAACttatggaaaaaacaaaaaaacaagcaaaataaataaaaataacaaaacgcTTAAATCCATATTACCTGCAATTAAtttaacattattatttgtttatgtGTAGAACTAACTAAACTGGATTTACTTTAATCCAAAATGATAGTTCCTAAGGCTAAACGAATCTCTTCACTGTTAATTTCAGTCACTCAGCAGTACTGATTCACATATTAGCACAGAAATATAACTTACTGATCGGCAGATTGGTGAAGAAGGGGAGCCAGCATAGGATAAACATGCCCACCACAATGCCCAGGGTTTTGGCTGCCTTTTTCTCTCTGGAGAACTTCATCAGTTTAAGCGCTAAGGAGCTGCGAGGTTGCTGGCTCTTGGAAGAGTCTTCCTGTATGTTCCTGCAATGAATTCTCAGGGTCAGCTCTTTGGAATCcatcttttctttcatgacacCTGCTTCCAAGTTCTTGGTTATCTTTTTGGCCACGATGTAGACTCTGCAGTACATCACCAAGATAACAATCAGCGGGATGTAGAAGGAGCCAAGGGAGGAGAACAAAGCATAGAATGGCTCTGTGGTGATTTCACAGTCCAGTTCATCAGGGGGTGCTGGTTGCTTCCATCCTAATAAAGGACCAACGGATATGACCGTGGATAAAACCCAAACACCAAGCAGTGCAAGAATTGCCCTCTTCCTGGTTACTATGGTGGGGTATTGAAGAGAATAGCGCACCCCAATATATCTGTCTATCGATATTGCACATAGACTGAAAATTGATGCTGTACAGCAGAGCACATCCATGGCTGCCCAGATATCACAAAATATCCTACCAAATACCCAGTAAGCAACAATTTCTAAAGTGGCAGAGAAAGGTAAGACTGTACTACTTAGTAACAAGTCAGCTATTGCCAGGTTTACAATCAGATAGTTGGTGGGAATCCTTAAATGTCTATTTGTGACCACAGATAAGATAACCATGATGTTTCCAACTATGGCCATAACAATGAAGGCGCCCAGGGTGAACCCCAACACAATAGCTCTAGTGAAATTCAGGGCTGGAAGAGTCTGGTTGGCAGTTTGATTATTCTCAGCAGTAACATTTCCATCAACTGTTATCTCGTTAAGTAGATCCAGAGGAGAGCCAGATGTGTTCATACCAACTGCAGGATACATCTTAAACATTAGCATCCATAACAGCCTTAAAATGAATATCTATATTACTTAGGGTCCTAAGTTCATCTAGAAGATAGTTCAGTCATCGTGCATTTGGATCACCGGCATATCGTGTGTCCATATGGTTGTGCTAGGTCCAAAAGATTGTATAGATCACTAGAGTGCAGTTCAGAGAGCCTTTTATGTACTCTGCAGGCTGCTGGCAATTTCCTTCAGATCTGGAAAGGTTTCATTCAGATAGTTAGGAATAACGCAGTACAGATGGGATGACATGCTGTTCCTCTCTTGCTCCTAAGGAGACTTGTACGCTTTGACAGCTTATGTTCTCTTGACATCATCACAATGTTACCAGTTTCTATTAAACAAGCACTAGAGGGCACAGCTATTCCAGCATTCCTCTTACACAGTCTTCTCAGGCTGTACACAGCAGACGGCTCTTGACACAGGCTTCAGTAAAACTAGGCTGAGGTCTtttaattactttctatgggcgcTTCCTTGCCTGAGGGCCAGCAGTTATATTGTAGATCTAAACAACGTAGCCACCCAGGTAATAAACCAGTTAATTAAGTAATCTGGGAAGGATCCAAAACAAAAAGCAGAATTACATCAAATGATCTTGCTGGGATGTGAAGCGTTTTCTGCCTAGATTTGTATTCTTAGAGTAAGCTGTTTATTttatagaacaatgttatttaGATTATGTTCTACAGTAATTAaacaattcaatttacttctattatcaattctgcttAGTTATCTTAGATATATTTATAAGTGTGtacgtatgtatctatgtgtttatatttgttttactgtatatatttactctaCATTCTAGTGAAAATGATTAAAGAAATAATAGGTTATCTCAGGGGATGCAGTGTCTTTAGCCATCAGACAGaagggtttgcaacaatgtttataataattttataaatagtTGCAGACATAACATGCTAGAAACTAATCCCAAGATCCAttactcttttaataaagaataccaagagaacaaagcaaatttgttaatagaagtaaattggaaagttgtttaaaataacatgctgtatctgaaccattacaatttaattttaactttactatccctttatagtTCTTCATCTTTAATGtgattttttgttaaatttattaaGCTGATTTTCCAGCTATGTGGAGCGGGTTCGCAtaagcatatttaaaaagcaataacTGCTTCTTTTTTTCCTCTCCACCACCTCCGAAGTGGCGAGATCAATCACCCCAACACTTGCTggttctgggtgattgacagtccctgctctaGTGCAATTGGTAGTGctggagcagggggcagcattgcacaagaatcctcttgtgcaatgataaatgtccccATGCGATGAAACATTGCAAGTGGCGAgcgcaggcagacaggttcactacttgtgtACCTGTCCACCTGAAGGGATAGTAAATTTAGCCCTATGTATACTTCATCAACACTACCTCCAAATGTAGTTACTTCTTATTATTAGTGGTTATTTGTGTTCAGGTTCACAGCAGAGTTCTTCCTGAgctttgatttaaaaataaaaaaatatttaaaataatttgatatatatattgtatatataaccaCTAGCTTTTTATGCATAAATGGCTTGGTCTGGCAGTGACATTTAAATTCAGTAATAAATTGTGTAACAGAAAATGAATGCAGACCACACACATTAAAGGAAAAGCAAAATACCCATTTTAAGAAgagctattttttatattttaattttatgtttttgctcatAAAATTTGCTTGggcaaaaaatgtatttctaagtATGGTCTTGTAATAACAAGAGGAAACAGAGATAAgggatgtgtgtgtatgagaaaagGGTTGTGCGTATTTTTTGTCACTGGAGAATATTTATTGTATTGCTTTGTAATTGGATCCATTCTCATGCCCCAGCTGCCAAGTATGTTTCAATTAATTATTCTGCTTAAATAGTCAATTAAAGAAACCCACCAATTAGCTAATTGACTAATTTCATTCCACTAACTGGAGAGCTACTGATAAACAGTATTTTGAACAAGTACAGTATATGGCTAGATCAGAGGTGGACATAATATGGTAATGTTCTAAACATTTATTTAAGTAAAAGACTGCACCAATTGTTTTTCATAATGAGTTTAGTGGGAAGTATTTTTTGTataagattgttcaccaaaaatgggccaacatctaaacttacattcttgcatttcaaatgaagataccaagagaatgaagaaaatttgataataggagtaaattagaaagttgcttaaaatgtcatgctctatctgaatcacgaaagaaaaatttggcttcagtgtccctttaaagtctgcttatatatatatatatatatatatatatatacacacatatacccccaGTTTTCTATGGAGCATACTTAAATTTTTGGTAAGTATTTTTTGTATACCCAATAGTATATATTAGAATTGGAGTAATGGATTGCAAAGACCTACATG is part of the Bombina bombina isolate aBomBom1 chromosome 6, aBomBom1.pri, whole genome shotgun sequence genome and harbors:
- the LOC128662432 gene encoding alpha-1A adrenergic receptor, with protein sequence MLMFKMYPAVGMNTSGSPLDLLNEITVDGNVTAENNQTANQTLPALNFTRAIVLGFTLGAFIVMAIVGNIMVILSVVTNRHLRIPTNYLIVNLAIADLLLSSTVLPFSATLEIVAYWVFGRIFCDIWAAMDVLCCTASIFSLCAISIDRYIGVRYSLQYPTIVTRKRAILALLGVWVLSTVISVGPLLGWKQPAPPDELDCEITTEPFYALFSSLGSFYIPLIVILVMYCRVYIVAKKITKNLEAGVMKEKMDSKELTLRIHCRNIQEDSSKSQQPRSSLALKLMKFSREKKAAKTLGIVVGMFILCWLPFFTNLPIIAIFQQLKPSETVQKIIFWLGYFNSCINPIIYPCSSKEFKRAFIRILKCQWSSRKKHGFRRSQTRPRSCSTFDNSRKDSLDEYGQFINGSQKTMLSRAPSPSYLNKVTQPLEKRTHSWKRSHSPKELDSKESHDLKDQENSCSVFTFKAASDYNGHNTDKSGFSTTSDMFPIHTDTD